A single Halogeometricum sp. S3BR5-2 DNA region contains:
- a CDS encoding Nramp family divalent metal transporter — MTLDSDGETGPTGRPSLRELLYYLGPGFLISVAYMDPGNWATNISGGAKFGTALLWVIVLASLMAIGIQIIAAKLGIATGKGVAQLCRERLPKPLVWPLWAAAELAMIATDMAEIIGAAIGFSLVFQLPLAAGAVLAGISSFALLGIRTAYRRGFRWIEFTIMALVGVISLAFVFQMVLAKPTAGEIAAGLAPSIPSSSALFIAIGILGATVMPHSVYLHPTLVQDRRQQQVEANGDTEAVHRRHFRLESIDTTLALFGAMFVNAAMLIVAAASLQGTGIETLTEAYVTLQGVFGTNASFAFGIALIAAGLSSSLVATMAGQTVMDGFLDLNVNVWIRRSVTLVPSLAIVLAGFDPTSVLVASQVALSFELPFVLIPLLWFTYQEDIMGSFTNKTRTTYGLAVIIGLIVVLNVWLLYSTLSGIGTPG; from the coding sequence GTGACCCTGGACTCAGACGGTGAGACGGGCCCAACAGGTCGCCCGTCACTGCGAGAACTCCTGTACTATCTCGGGCCGGGATTCCTCATTAGTGTCGCGTATATGGATCCCGGGAACTGGGCCACGAACATCTCCGGCGGTGCGAAGTTTGGGACAGCCCTGCTCTGGGTGATCGTCCTTGCGAGCCTGATGGCCATTGGGATTCAAATCATTGCTGCGAAACTTGGGATCGCAACGGGGAAAGGCGTCGCACAGCTCTGCCGTGAACGGTTGCCCAAACCGCTCGTCTGGCCGCTCTGGGCTGCAGCCGAACTCGCGATGATCGCCACCGATATGGCAGAGATCATCGGTGCTGCGATTGGGTTTAGCTTAGTTTTCCAACTCCCGCTAGCAGCCGGGGCGGTCCTCGCCGGGATAAGTTCGTTCGCCTTGCTCGGTATTCGTACGGCCTATCGACGTGGCTTTCGGTGGATCGAGTTCACGATCATGGCGCTCGTCGGGGTGATCTCGCTTGCATTCGTCTTCCAGATGGTACTTGCGAAACCAACCGCCGGGGAAATTGCTGCCGGGCTAGCACCGTCGATCCCGAGCTCGAGTGCGCTGTTTATTGCGATCGGGATTCTCGGTGCGACGGTCATGCCTCACAGCGTATATCTGCATCCGACACTTGTCCAGGATCGTCGACAACAGCAAGTCGAGGCTAACGGGGATACGGAAGCTGTTCATCGGCGCCACTTCCGACTGGAAAGCATCGACACGACGCTTGCACTGTTCGGCGCGATGTTCGTGAATGCTGCTATGCTTATTGTCGCCGCTGCATCGCTTCAAGGGACAGGTATTGAAACACTCACCGAGGCGTATGTCACACTCCAAGGAGTCTTTGGCACGAATGCGAGTTTCGCCTTCGGCATCGCGCTCATCGCGGCCGGACTGTCATCATCACTGGTCGCAACTATGGCCGGGCAGACCGTCATGGATGGATTTCTGGACCTCAACGTGAATGTCTGGATTCGTCGCTCCGTGACGCTCGTCCCGAGCCTCGCCATCGTGCTGGCGGGCTTCGATCCGACGAGTGTCCTTGTGGCCTCCCAAGTTGCGCTGAGCTTCGAACTCCCGTTCGTCCTCATCCCCTTGCTCTGGTTCACCTACCAAGAGGACATTATGGGGAGTTTCACGAATAAGACGAGGACGACCTACGGGCTCGCGGTTATTATCGGCCTCATCGTCGTTTTGAACGTGTGGCTCCTGTACTCGACACTATCCGGTATTGGGACACCTGGATGA
- a CDS encoding aryl-sulfate sulfotransferase, whose protein sequence is MKPALNEVSRSQILRGIVLLIIIVLLAPTAVSAFTYEPTSLQRGTIESPANGTTVISVQGFKIAGQQSEKKPARLVGVGPRGNVEWVYNGGEEGIVWFYDIDPLENGSLLITGTKPGETVVTVWNPQTKQTAWSRTFDWEDTHDIDLINGDQLLVANMRNYNESTGKNDDRLLIYDLSKDKIVWEWKFRNHGYNRSGGGKYTDDWSHVNDVDKFGPGQYLASPRNFDQVIVVNRSTKNVTQQLGSDGDWDTLYEQHNPQYLESENGTPTLLVADSENDRIVEYAKTDGNWTRTWLLRGSFNWPRDADRLPNGNTLVTDTLNHRVMEVTPSGEIVWEFYAPWGTYEAERMQLGDEPGGPTIRDQNATGTANLTGSAALTPGTGDRLTFAEWVTNTFAGTPIESEMAWLAERWAHITPWIRPVWMGPWDFARTILAGGLLIGWITIDGVYHRTRIIGSLRDVGNKVKSQLRP, encoded by the coding sequence ATGAAACCAGCGCTCAATGAGGTCTCCAGATCTCAGATCCTCCGTGGAATCGTACTGCTCATCATCATCGTCCTCCTCGCTCCAACAGCGGTATCAGCGTTCACTTATGAACCAACTTCCTTGCAACGAGGGACAATTGAAAGCCCAGCGAACGGGACCACAGTGATTTCGGTACAAGGGTTCAAAATCGCTGGGCAACAGAGTGAGAAGAAGCCTGCCCGCCTCGTCGGGGTCGGACCACGAGGGAACGTCGAGTGGGTGTATAATGGGGGCGAAGAGGGTATCGTTTGGTTCTATGATATAGACCCACTCGAAAACGGGTCGCTCCTTATTACCGGTACGAAGCCCGGAGAGACTGTCGTCACTGTTTGGAATCCACAGACAAAACAAACGGCGTGGTCACGGACGTTCGACTGGGAAGATACCCACGATATCGACCTCATCAACGGCGATCAGTTACTCGTTGCCAATATGCGGAACTACAACGAGTCGACGGGCAAAAACGACGATAGACTACTCATCTACGATCTCTCGAAGGACAAGATCGTCTGGGAGTGGAAATTCCGGAATCACGGGTACAACCGGAGTGGAGGTGGAAAGTACACCGACGACTGGTCGCACGTTAACGATGTCGACAAGTTCGGCCCGGGGCAATACCTCGCCTCACCGAGAAATTTCGACCAGGTGATCGTCGTCAATCGATCAACGAAGAACGTAACACAACAGCTCGGCTCGGATGGAGACTGGGATACGCTGTACGAGCAACACAATCCACAGTATCTCGAAAGCGAAAACGGAACGCCGACACTGCTCGTCGCTGACAGCGAGAACGATCGCATCGTCGAGTATGCAAAGACGGATGGTAACTGGACCCGAACCTGGCTGCTCAGAGGAAGCTTCAATTGGCCCCGTGACGCCGATCGGCTCCCGAACGGAAACACGCTCGTCACCGACACGCTCAACCACCGTGTTATGGAAGTGACCCCGAGTGGCGAGATCGTTTGGGAGTTTTACGCTCCGTGGGGCACGTACGAGGCTGAGCGAATGCAGCTTGGGGACGAACCCGGTGGCCCGACCATCCGGGACCAAAACGCGACTGGGACAGCCAACCTTACAGGGAGTGCTGCGTTGACGCCCGGGACTGGCGATCGCCTCACGTTCGCGGAGTGGGTAACGAACACGTTCGCCGGGACGCCGATAGAATCAGAGATGGCTTGGCTCGCCGAGCGGTGGGCACACATTACGCCGTGGATCCGCCCAGTATGGATGGGGCCGTGGGATTTCGCCCGGACGATTCTCGCCGGGGGATTGCTCATCGGGTGGATTACCATCGACGGAGTATATCATCGAACCCGAATTATTGGGTCTCTGAGGGATGTTGGCAACAAGGTCAAATCACAATTGAGACCATAA
- a CDS encoding transcription initiation factor IIB, whose product MNEISIRPDERDARESAQRGSGESFRETCPECSGRIVPDEEHGEVSCEDCGIVLDEDALDRGPEWRAYDDDETTDRSRVGAPTTHLMHDRGLSTTIGWQDKDARGNPVPSNQRAQIQRLRTWDERFRTKNAQERNLKQALGEIDRMASALGLPQSCREIAGVLYRRAVEEELLLGRSIEGMATACLYAAARQYGTPRTLVEFTTVSRVEKLPIQRAYRYLSRELGLEIEPTDPVAYVPQFASTLEVSDEAERVARDLLETAKSHGVHSGKSPAGLAASALYAATHLTNEGLTQATVSDAAHVSKVTIRNRYQELLDVQDGQSGD is encoded by the coding sequence ATGAACGAGATATCTATCAGACCGGACGAACGAGATGCTCGCGAGTCAGCACAGCGAGGATCGGGTGAATCGTTTCGCGAGACCTGTCCAGAATGTAGTGGTCGGATCGTCCCCGATGAAGAACACGGAGAGGTGTCCTGTGAGGACTGCGGCATCGTTCTCGACGAAGACGCTCTCGACCGTGGACCCGAATGGCGCGCATACGATGACGATGAAACAACCGATAGGAGTCGAGTCGGGGCCCCGACCACCCACCTCATGCACGATAGAGGGCTCAGTACGACGATCGGGTGGCAAGACAAAGACGCCCGCGGAAACCCAGTCCCGTCCAATCAGCGAGCACAGATCCAGCGGCTCCGGACGTGGGACGAACGCTTTCGGACGAAAAACGCCCAGGAACGGAATCTCAAACAGGCACTCGGCGAGATCGATCGCATGGCTAGCGCGCTCGGCCTTCCGCAGTCATGTCGTGAGATAGCCGGTGTGCTCTACCGCCGAGCAGTTGAGGAAGAACTCCTCCTTGGCCGGTCCATCGAAGGTATGGCAACCGCCTGTCTGTACGCTGCCGCTCGACAGTATGGGACACCACGGACGCTGGTCGAATTCACGACAGTAAGCCGTGTCGAGAAACTCCCGATTCAGCGCGCCTACCGGTACTTGTCGCGGGAACTCGGGCTGGAAATCGAACCGACCGATCCGGTAGCATACGTTCCCCAATTTGCGTCGACGCTCGAGGTGAGCGACGAAGCTGAGCGGGTCGCGCGTGACCTTCTTGAGACTGCGAAATCTCACGGTGTTCACAGCGGGAAGAGTCCTGCGGGCCTCGCAGCGTCAGCCCTGTATGCCGCCACACATCTCACGAACGAAGGCCTCACCCAAGCAACGGTAAGCGACGCAGCCCACGTCAGTAAAGTCACTATCAGGAACCGGTATCAGGAACTTCTTGACGTCCAGGATGGACAGTCGGGTGACTAA
- a CDS encoding helix-turn-helix domain-containing protein, with translation MGDDPATNEDPSTLQAVLDALDDPECQTILRETAEPMTAKELIERCDIPKSTVYRKLDLLSTASLVRERIEIHPEGGRITRYQRDFTDVTISMDDDDQIDVEISRPKRSADERLANIWSKMGDEL, from the coding sequence ATGGGCGACGATCCAGCAACTAATGAGGACCCCTCGACACTACAGGCTGTCCTCGATGCGCTGGATGACCCCGAGTGTCAGACCATCCTCAGAGAAACCGCTGAACCAATGACCGCCAAGGAACTCATCGAACGGTGTGATATCCCGAAATCGACGGTGTATCGGAAACTAGATCTCCTCAGTACGGCTTCCCTCGTCCGGGAACGTATCGAAATCCACCCAGAGGGAGGACGAATCACGCGGTACCAACGTGATTTTACTGACGTGACCATCTCGATGGACGACGACGATCAGATCGATGTCGAGATTAGCCGACCCAAGCGGAGTGCTGATGAACGCCTTGCGAACATCTGGTCAAAGATGGGTGACGAGCTGTGA
- a CDS encoding DUF2298 domain-containing protein — translation MEYGTIFIWWLIMLALATAGVPIAATLFTSIPDRGMGLALPTALITFVLPAYWVGQLWFGPPALVVGLISLGTLSLWTAWRGPRVPLRRFVEASAVFSLGFILVVGIRVVDPSILPAGGEKFLDYGLLKTVLRADQLPPEDFWFAGNSVQYYYGGQLISAILAILSGTPAKYAYNLAFASFYGMLVTTVYDLAGSIAQSRGGSYRVAGVLAAFFVAFASNLVTPMAAILWSLPNGIATSIAETVAATTALDASPILSRDAFSYWTASRVIDGTINEFPLFAWLNGDLHAHMLSTPFLLLATAIAYAYYQTPTDAVGRRRLLVVGAIPPVAGFIAVINTWSFPTAIGVTWLSIAFAPASPRSLLPSTIRPSIPAKADEQGTVLRLGVSAGLAILVACLGILWTGPFFLGPATGGSARTIGVFPDQSSLIGLILIHGWVLLVFGLFFGSRIRNTHTDRLLLGGALIGAIVVGVISQTPAVILVLPLVVFAWFLLRHERVSSFETVLFLAGAGLVLLVEFVYLDAQAGPGRMNTVFKTYMQVWILWGTGAAVAFEQLLPVRLSQWQRWDVRRVTITVVGVVLLIAVSLYGVIALGAHFEQIDEPTLDATTWAQEQHPEEWAAIQFLATRSGQPNIVTAPACWCNSIDSVQPYRWANAPSSFTGVPTVAGWSHEVGYRGRQTYRRRVDDVRTIYTGSWEKRHSLLARYDVRYIYVGPNERALYELDDFASHSELSVVFQNNAVTIYRVPQRISKRG, via the coding sequence ATGGAATACGGTACGATCTTCATTTGGTGGCTGATCATGCTTGCTCTCGCCACTGCAGGCGTTCCCATCGCAGCAACTCTCTTCACCTCGATACCTGATCGAGGTATGGGTCTCGCGCTCCCTACTGCGCTCATCACGTTCGTTCTCCCGGCGTATTGGGTCGGACAGCTGTGGTTTGGCCCGCCAGCCCTCGTGGTTGGCCTCATCTCTCTCGGGACCCTCTCTTTGTGGACGGCTTGGCGTGGTCCTCGGGTACCACTACGTCGGTTCGTTGAGGCGTCTGCCGTGTTCTCGCTTGGGTTCATCTTGGTAGTCGGGATTCGCGTTGTCGATCCATCGATCCTCCCGGCTGGCGGTGAGAAATTTCTCGATTACGGCCTGCTTAAGACGGTTCTCCGCGCCGACCAACTCCCGCCCGAGGACTTCTGGTTCGCAGGCAATTCAGTCCAATACTATTACGGAGGCCAGCTAATTTCGGCGATTCTCGCTATTCTCTCCGGAACGCCAGCAAAGTATGCATACAACCTCGCATTCGCCAGTTTCTATGGGATGCTGGTGACGACTGTATATGACCTTGCGGGGTCGATCGCGCAGTCACGTGGTGGGTCGTATCGCGTAGCTGGTGTACTGGCCGCGTTTTTCGTTGCCTTCGCTTCCAATCTCGTGACACCCATGGCGGCCATCTTGTGGTCCCTTCCGAACGGAATTGCGACTTCAATCGCTGAGACGGTCGCCGCTACGACCGCACTCGACGCATCTCCCATTCTCTCCCGCGATGCGTTCTCGTACTGGACGGCGAGTCGAGTCATCGACGGCACAATCAATGAATTTCCGCTGTTTGCCTGGCTGAACGGTGATCTACATGCGCATATGCTCAGCACGCCGTTCCTCCTTCTCGCTACGGCTATCGCCTATGCCTATTACCAGACCCCCACCGATGCCGTGGGTCGACGTCGTCTTCTTGTTGTTGGGGCAATTCCACCTGTAGCCGGTTTCATCGCGGTTATCAACACGTGGAGTTTTCCAACCGCGATCGGAGTAACTTGGCTTTCGATAGCCTTCGCTCCTGCGTCTCCCCGGTCTCTTCTCCCGAGTACAATCCGCCCATCTATCCCAGCCAAGGCGGACGAACAGGGAACGGTCCTCCGACTGGGGGTCAGCGCGGGTCTCGCAATCCTGGTAGCGTGCTTGGGGATTCTCTGGACTGGCCCGTTCTTTCTCGGTCCAGCGACTGGCGGAAGTGCCCGGACGATCGGCGTTTTCCCGGATCAGAGCAGTCTCATAGGACTCATTCTCATCCACGGGTGGGTGTTGCTCGTCTTCGGACTCTTCTTCGGCTCTCGAATACGGAATACGCATACCGATCGACTGTTGCTCGGTGGTGCTCTCATTGGTGCCATCGTTGTCGGTGTCATCAGCCAGACTCCGGCTGTTATCCTCGTGCTGCCGTTGGTGGTTTTTGCGTGGTTCCTCCTCCGCCACGAACGGGTCAGCAGCTTCGAGACGGTTCTGTTCCTCGCGGGGGCAGGATTAGTGCTGCTCGTCGAGTTCGTGTATCTGGATGCGCAAGCGGGGCCTGGGCGGATGAACACAGTGTTCAAGACCTACATGCAAGTCTGGATTCTCTGGGGAACGGGAGCGGCTGTTGCCTTCGAACAGTTGCTTCCAGTACGCCTATCACAATGGCAGAGATGGGATGTGCGACGAGTCACAATTACGGTGGTGGGTGTTGTTCTTCTGATTGCCGTCTCGTTGTACGGAGTAATCGCGCTGGGAGCTCATTTCGAACAGATCGATGAGCCAACCCTCGATGCGACGACGTGGGCACAAGAACAGCATCCGGAGGAATGGGCCGCAATCCAGTTTCTCGCTACTAGGTCGGGACAGCCGAATATCGTCACGGCACCGGCTTGTTGGTGTAATTCTATCGATAGCGTCCAACCGTATCGATGGGCGAACGCCCCATCGAGTTTTACTGGCGTCCCAACAGTTGCCGGTTGGAGTCACGAAGTCGGCTATCGCGGCCGGCAGACGTATCGCCGTCGTGTCGACGATGTACGCACGATCTATACGGGGTCGTGGGAAAAACGACACTCGCTTCTCGCCCGGTATGATGTCCGCTATATTTACGTCGGACCGAACGAACGCGCACTGTACGAATTGGATGATTTTGCGAGTCACTCCGAGTTATCAGTTGTGTTCCAGAATAATGCTGTGACTATCTACCGGGTGCCACAACGCATCTCAAAACGGGGCTAG
- a CDS encoding DUF7521 family protein: protein MLAILVIKTLILVLGSGITFIAYKAHRRTGAPALRALSVGFGIITLGALLAGVAHQLLGVELQTGVLINSLLVAVGLAIIMYSLYIQK, encoded by the coding sequence ATGCTTGCGATCCTCGTCATCAAGACTCTAATTCTCGTCCTTGGGAGCGGAATTACATTTATTGCCTATAAGGCTCATCGACGGACGGGAGCTCCCGCCCTCCGAGCTCTTTCGGTTGGGTTCGGCATTATCACGCTTGGCGCTCTCCTTGCTGGTGTCGCCCACCAGCTACTCGGAGTCGAACTTCAAACAGGTGTTCTCATTAATAGTCTCCTTGTTGCGGTCGGGCTAGCGATCATAATGTACTCGCTCTATATTCAGAAATGA
- a CDS encoding metal-dependent transcriptional regulator, giving the protein MMLSAVMEDYLKAIYVLHAEADENVKTSDIATQLDVKPPTVTSMLKKLAEKNLANHEPYQGVELTPTGESVALEVIRHHRLLEAYLTEELGYDWTEVHDEADRLEHHVSETFIDRLATRLDEPQVDPHGDPIPSADLDPVEDPSGTALINFSVDETVIIQRVRNQDPEILRYLGAHGIKPGTRVTIEEVTPIGMISVQPHSCETTVSLPTGVARSIRAHQTDEVSTPVP; this is encoded by the coding sequence ATGATGTTGAGTGCCGTCATGGAAGACTATCTCAAAGCGATCTATGTCCTCCACGCGGAAGCCGATGAGAACGTCAAAACATCGGACATCGCTACGCAGCTGGATGTCAAGCCGCCGACCGTGACAAGTATGCTGAAGAAGCTGGCCGAGAAAAACTTGGCCAACCATGAGCCTTACCAGGGCGTCGAACTCACCCCAACAGGCGAATCCGTCGCACTGGAAGTGATTCGTCATCACCGCTTACTTGAGGCCTATCTCACTGAAGAGCTCGGCTACGACTGGACCGAAGTTCACGATGAGGCCGACCGACTGGAACATCACGTCAGCGAGACGTTTATCGATCGTCTCGCCACTCGGCTTGACGAGCCGCAAGTCGATCCCCATGGCGACCCGATTCCAAGTGCCGACTTGGATCCTGTTGAAGACCCTTCCGGGACAGCGCTTATCAACTTCAGCGTGGACGAAACAGTCATTATCCAGCGAGTTCGGAATCAGGATCCCGAGATTCTCCGGTATCTCGGAGCACATGGAATCAAACCCGGAACGCGCGTTACCATCGAAGAGGTCACCCCCATCGGAATGATCAGTGTTCAACCTCACTCCTGCGAGACGACTGTCTCCCTGCCGACTGGCGTTGCTCGTTCTATTCGGGCCCATCAAACCGACGAAGTTTCAACGCCGGTTCCGTGA
- a CDS encoding aryl-sulfate sulfotransferase, with product MAEDSISSMVRGVVSFPSRGTLFILAGVLLLVGTLSVSAMLAPSIGRTAAADHQPRTLVGSQGGGPGWHEYGSVYLLNGTNVTWRESSADSYFDVTKTENGTVMAGFMNSGYASCSPYESPCTRTGFRVIDPQPEPRVLSEYSFPVRTKKNSEVHDVERLESGEYLITDMEYERIFTVKDGEVTWQWNASSFYDAPQDPTTTDWLHINDVDVIDEGRYLVSVRNANQLVIVERGEGVVDVINKDTTDSNDANCRKSGQLADYDGDGEIRCGDPTVLNHQHNPQWLGEDAVLVADSENDRVVELHQTANGSWTPAWTLERAGGIPFNWPRDADRLPNGNTLITDTLNRRIVEVNESGAVVWSVETERIPYEADRLPAGESVGAPQYATESGSINTPSDDVPVLSLMLVGLRAVIPSTPFWFREPQLGLTIVSMFFVLTGVVDRFWRR from the coding sequence ATGGCTGAGGACTCGATTAGTTCGATGGTAAGGGGAGTGGTCTCGTTTCCCTCCCGTGGTACACTGTTTATCCTCGCCGGAGTCTTGCTCCTCGTTGGGACGCTCAGCGTAAGCGCCATGCTCGCGCCATCGATCGGACGAACGGCCGCGGCCGATCACCAACCCCGCACACTCGTCGGGTCGCAAGGAGGTGGTCCAGGTTGGCACGAGTACGGGAGCGTCTATCTTCTCAACGGGACGAACGTCACATGGCGTGAGTCGAGTGCTGATAGCTATTTTGACGTGACAAAAACCGAGAATGGGACGGTCATGGCCGGGTTTATGAATAGCGGATACGCTTCATGTAGCCCGTACGAATCACCATGTACGCGTACTGGATTTCGGGTTATCGATCCGCAGCCCGAACCTCGCGTGCTTTCCGAGTATAGCTTCCCCGTGAGGACGAAAAAGAACAGCGAGGTTCACGATGTCGAACGACTCGAATCGGGAGAATACTTGATCACCGATATGGAGTACGAGCGTATCTTCACCGTCAAAGACGGCGAAGTTACGTGGCAGTGGAACGCGAGTTCATTCTACGATGCCCCTCAAGACCCGACGACAACTGACTGGCTGCACATCAATGACGTCGATGTCATCGACGAGGGTCGGTATCTCGTCTCAGTCCGCAACGCCAACCAGCTCGTGATCGTTGAGCGTGGCGAAGGCGTTGTTGACGTCATCAACAAGGACACGACTGATTCGAACGACGCTAACTGCCGAAAATCGGGCCAGCTAGCGGATTACGACGGAGACGGAGAAATACGCTGCGGTGATCCCACAGTTCTCAATCATCAACACAACCCCCAGTGGCTCGGAGAGGACGCTGTCCTTGTCGCCGACAGCGAGAACGACCGCGTGGTCGAACTCCACCAGACTGCGAACGGTAGTTGGACACCGGCGTGGACTCTCGAAAGGGCGGGTGGTATTCCGTTCAACTGGCCTCGAGACGCCGATCGTCTCCCGAACGGGAATACGTTGATCACGGACACGCTGAATAGGCGCATCGTCGAAGTGAACGAATCGGGGGCTGTCGTCTGGAGTGTCGAAACAGAGCGAATTCCGTATGAAGCAGATCGACTCCCAGCCGGAGAGTCAGTGGGGGCACCTCAGTATGCTACAGAGTCGGGATCGATCAACACCCCATCTGATGACGTACCAGTGCTTTCGCTGATGCTTGTCGGCCTTCGAGCAGTAATTCCGTCGACACCCTTCTGGTTTCGCGAGCCACAGCTTGGACTGACAATCGTGTCGATGTTTTTCGTTCTTACAGGTGTCGTGGACCGGTTCTGGAGACGGTAA
- a CDS encoding sodium:calcium antiporter has protein sequence MAVWLWVVVLIGAVWLADWGADHLADPLRKIRRQWGVTGTGGAALLAIVTASPEVAINTTSALRGVGGIGLGNMLGSNIVSFPLIFTIAYLASRRELTGNGGTTQRESDGESPIDGAETHSAHIQQRLLRLDRRSVTVLVLPYLGILGLLALLTIPEQWQGLQPIDGVIMLVAYGLYLTQAVYRGREEGESVEWSTKELGLAVAGVGALAVGAYFTVRATESLIAAFGISEVIGGLFITATMSTAPEVFKTWRVVKSGQVTAGTTSVVADNAVTVTIGFLPLALVTLPIQNMLLFSVNLAFVALMPAALALLIHFGSDDHGLKRWQVGVLDSLYLLYLIVMAFGVLQLL, from the coding sequence ATGGCTGTCTGGCTTTGGGTCGTGGTACTTATTGGAGCAGTGTGGCTGGCAGATTGGGGGGCAGATCACCTCGCTGATCCACTCCGGAAGATCCGTCGACAGTGGGGGGTTACCGGAACTGGTGGGGCGGCCCTCCTCGCCATCGTCACAGCGAGTCCAGAAGTCGCAATCAACACGACGAGTGCCCTTCGCGGCGTTGGTGGGATCGGTCTCGGGAACATGCTCGGCTCGAACATTGTCTCCTTCCCACTGATCTTTACCATTGCGTATCTGGCGTCGCGGCGAGAACTGACGGGCAATGGCGGGACGACACAACGGGAGAGCGACGGGGAGTCACCGATCGACGGGGCAGAGACACACTCAGCGCATATACAGCAACGCTTACTCCGTTTAGATCGACGAAGTGTGACGGTGTTGGTGCTCCCGTATCTCGGAATCCTCGGCCTTCTCGCACTGTTGACGATTCCGGAACAGTGGCAGGGACTGCAGCCGATCGATGGCGTCATCATGCTCGTTGCGTATGGTCTGTATCTCACGCAGGCAGTGTATCGAGGTCGTGAGGAGGGAGAATCGGTAGAGTGGTCGACGAAAGAGCTGGGTCTCGCGGTCGCTGGCGTCGGTGCGTTGGCAGTCGGGGCGTATTTCACGGTTCGCGCGACGGAGAGCCTGATTGCGGCGTTCGGCATCTCCGAAGTGATCGGGGGCCTGTTCATCACAGCGACGATGAGCACGGCACCGGAAGTCTTCAAGACGTGGCGAGTCGTGAAGAGCGGCCAGGTCACGGCTGGCACGACGAGTGTTGTCGCAGACAACGCTGTGACAGTGACGATCGGCTTCCTCCCGCTGGCGCTCGTGACCCTGCCGATTCAAAATATGTTGCTGTTCTCGGTCAACCTGGCGTTCGTCGCACTTATGCCAGCGGCGCTAGCGCTGCTCATACACTTCGGCTCTGACGACCACGGACTCAAGCGCTGGCAGGTGGGGGTCCTCGACTCTCTCTATCTGCTATACCTCATCGTTATGGCGTTCGGCGTCCTCCAACTCCTCTGA